A single Lolium perenne isolate Kyuss_39 chromosome 6, Kyuss_2.0, whole genome shotgun sequence DNA region contains:
- the LOC127307122 gene encoding uncharacterized protein has translation MADVVYAVMDSEVLVEDGGIRGQGESKAEAVVPAEMNSEVEVGGSDRKEESKDEAAVDAERNSEVFVQEEREDGGSKGKGESSEDEEEDGESSEASSSSEEEEEESSEASSSSDEEEQIAKKHDGVEDMVALIKEGELMVGINDDDDEEEEETLTGHTNSKHEVKVLPPVPKIEIQLEPHHKALPVGTISSIMGERVIVEGSVQHNPLNEGSILWITESRKPLGIVEELFGPVKNPYYLVRYNSVEEVPAGISAGTAVSFVTEFADHILNVKELYTKGYDESGDHVEDETDDPEFSDDEKEAEYKRSLRMAKRQTDRQFESKKRSGNKRKQPRDAGFHKDMPPRIHNLQTPGHQSKHRFQRSDLAASANNSASLLGPQNISTSLPIMAPSVSLNPAMASAIQFTDQKGGGFPNPSQQFLPQQPNLNWPGGFPSPLYPDMGINGAAFAANIMQNILSAANQYQQNYHNQSFGGFPNGMPMAPAQFMPQSRMPANPMPFGGPPVNPPFGPTSELGMGQGNPYNLQHLAGNQGQMPPGLPTTQGYGSLPPSHGDGGQYPMQFSSGQFNQGNPSFCGRPQHQGGRHSPGRGGGGHHK, from the exons ATGGCGGATGTCGTTTATGCTGTGATGGATTCGGAGGTCTTGGTGGAAGATGGAGGAATCAGGGGGCAGGGCGAGAGCAAGGCCGAAGCTGTTGTTCCTGCTGAGATGAATTCCGAGGTGGAAGTTGGAGGGAGTGATAGGAAGGAGGAGAGCAAGGACGAGGCGGCTGTTGACGCTGAGAGGAATTCAGAGGTCTTCGTGCAAGAGGAAAGGGAAGATGGAGGAAGCAAGGGGAAGGGGGAGAGtagcgaggacgaggaggaagatGGGGAATCGAGCGAGGCTTCTTCGAgtagtgaggaggaggaggaggagtcaagTGAGGCCTCGTCGAGCAGTGATGAGGAAGAGCAGATAGCCAAGAAGCATGATGGTGTCGAGGACATGGTGGCCCTCATCAAAGAGGGTGAACTGATGGTTGGGAtcaatgatgatgacgatgaggaggaggaagaaacaTTGACGGGTCATACCAACTCCAAACATGAAGTAAAG GTCCTTCCTCCAGTGCCAAAGATTGAAATCCAGCTGGAACCACATCATAAGGCACTCCCAGTGGGAACAATTTCATCT ATCATGGGTGAAAGAGTGATTGTTGAAGGGTCCGTGCAACACAATCCCCTGAATGAGGGTTCCATACTCTGGATAACGGAAAGCAGGAAACCACTTGGTATTGTTGAGGAGTTATTTGGTCCAGTAAAAAACCCATATTATCTCGTCCGGTATAACTCTGTGGAAGAAGTTCCTGCTGGGATCAGTGCAGGAACTGCGGTCTCATTTGTTACAGAGTTTGCAGATCATATCTTGAATGTAAAAGAGCTGTACACCAAAGGCTACGATGAATCAGGAGATCATGTTGAGGATGAAACTGATGATCCTGAATTCTCTGATGACGAGAAGGAGGCTGAGTACAAAAGATCATTACGGATGGCAAAAAGGCAGACTGATAGGCAATTTGAGTCCAAGAAACGTTCTGGTAATAAGAGGAAGCAGCCCAGGGATGCTGGATTCCATAAGGATATGCCACCTAGGATCCACAATTTACAGACACCAGGTCATCAATCAAAGCATCGTTTTCAGCGCTCAGACTTGGCTGCTTCTGCTAACAACTCAGCAAGTTTGTTAGGTCCTCAAAACATTTCTACAAGTCTACCAATAATGGCGCCATCAGTCTCACTGAATCCTGCTATGGCATCAGCCATTCAGTTTACAGATCAGAAAGGTGGTGGCTTCCCTAATCCATCACAGCAGTTCTTACCACAGCAGCCAAATTTGAATTGGCCTGGTGGGTTTCCGTCTCCCTTGTACCCGGACATGGGGATTAATGGAGCTGCTTTTGCAGCTAATATTATGCAGAACATACTCAGCGCAGCCAATCAATACCAGCAAAATTATCATAATCAGAGTTTTGGTGGATTCCCGAATGGAATGCCCATGGCCCCAGCACAGTTTATGCCGCAGAGCAGAATGCCTGCAAATCCAATGCCGTTTGGTGGGCCGCCAGTAAATCCTCCATTTGGTCCGACATCTGAATTGGGCATGGGGCAAGGGAACCCTTATAATCTTCAGCACTTGGCCGGCAACCAAGGGCAGATGCCTCCTGGGTTACCCACCACACAAGGATATGGGAGCCTGCCACCATCGCATGGAGATGGAGGTCAGTATCCTATGCAATTCAGTTCTGGGCAGTTTAATCAGGGTAATCCTTCCTTCTGTGGAAGGCCGCAACACCAGGGAGGCCGGCATTCAccggggagag